In Cyclopterus lumpus isolate fCycLum1 chromosome 17, fCycLum1.pri, whole genome shotgun sequence, a genomic segment contains:
- the insl3 gene encoding insulin-like 3 (Leydig cell), which yields MSAAKCLVSVMVVLVAAVCVVHAQERIKMCGRELIRLAVSSCGNSRLRRSILDVEPGQHRETSHWDQNPSVEEHQATETVHIPPESDGEKGVFSWYPLSSRVRRAAGTISDICCEKGCSMKELIQFC from the exons ATGTCTGCTGCTAAGTGTTTGGTGTCTGTCATGGTGGTGCTGgtggctgcagtgtgtgtggttCACGCACAGGAGAGGATTAAGATGTGTGGGAGAGAGCTAATTCGCCTGGCTGTGTCGTCCTGTGGAAACTCTCGGCTGAGGAGAAGTATCCTGGACGTAGAACCTGGGCAGCATCGAGAAACCTCTCACT GGGACCAGAATCCCTCCGTAGAGGAGCACCAGGCCACGGAGACGGTCCACATCCCTCCTGAATCTGACGGGGAGAAGGGTGTCTTCTCCTGGTACCCCCTGTCCTCTCGAGTTAGACGAGCTGCTGGAACAATATCTGATATTTGCTGTGAGAAAGGATGCAGCATGAAAGAGTTGATTCAGTTTTGCTAG